The following coding sequences lie in one Thermosulfuriphilus ammonigenes genomic window:
- a CDS encoding Eco57I restriction-modification methylase domain-containing protein: MKGSLFSNYFLVEGIKFTEDWKKCSEQELENFYSKAKQIFKHFSKRKKPDEADTEDGLIRPIIELLGFQWSRQKSPSRKGRQDVPDFVLFPDEKSKEDFDREPSNRKPWNKGICILEGKRWKRHLDRGDRTDPIDPYIPSNQILRYLSAVDPASNGHIVWGILTNGEIWRLYYHRAPSRAEGYIEFNLSEILEEASLFESVQDKREKFKLFYLLFRKEAFIPTNWRPHRTFLEIALEEGKRWEERVSEDLKEKIFYEIFPDIAKGFLKVAKAKGRNDDSLLQEIYDNTLVLLYRLLFIFYAEDRDLLPIRNNSYRNYSLSKIRDEIAEKIDKKESLSEIASFYWDRIKNLFRIINNGDKSLGIPPYNGGLFDPQKHPFLENYSVPDKFLVPAIDKLSRDYTVTPPKRINYRDLSVRQLGSIYEGLLEFKLKIAETHLGVKKEKGKEIYHPVKNEKEAKIKKGELYLTNDKSERKATGSYYTPDYIVQYIVKNSIEPLIQEKLREFEEWKDLLKTKNKSELQKLIIEFNIPFDPKTYDDRGRIISEKNLNAYRNALLTLKDPAESVLKLKILDPAMGSGHFLVGAVDYLSDRILEILAETSNKSYFGKEIYRSPLIEKLENIRIRILEKAKKEGYIIDETQLEDKNLIKRIILKRCIYGVDVNPLAVELAKVSLWLHTFTIGAPLSFLDHHLKCGNSLIGANPEDFDKIFEKSPLFGSKYAGLMNAVAMIEKLQEITDADISEVEESAKIYDNIVKQLEPYKKLLNVYTAEFFLRPKKKSDLKKYKSPLSLLDGTKGDPLDVISGKVDLTQEEQNLIDTALNLAQNKRFFHWKLEFPEVWYEKGRKKANGGFDVVIGNPPYDIISAKEQNRSKEDVEAEKTFYENNKLFHPSIGQKINYFRLFISLSLKFLTREGGFHSFIVPLGILGDKHSQKLRKFMLKRFNFVSIEAFPHKDNPDLRVFKEAKLPVCVYVGNKAHIANPKAKFKIRIHPYKYIETSTPIIFMSAEEIKVFDPQLLRFPTKPLTTNKEIEIAIKVRSSGIALENFAISKQGEVNVSTHRRFIKHFQKPQKKIGNEYKEVLRGAYIDRYLIHAPKQGGYYYIRWKDFLSSFRGNDSKGFDYRYERIGYQRGAALDNWRRIIATLIPKGSFCADTINYIVNPQKFSLNFILAILNSNLLEWLFRLTSTTNHVNSYEVDSLPLPKIDFTTRDDKKLSILKHKYENDEFVELHEKIQSLPSNSAVLHDFLAYLAEKMIEFNQNKYLLQLFIDGKLEHGSDKMIQLIKLLEKHPHWEDSASEDLKKEIALNILRNCENRIAETDKLIDRIVYHLYGLEEEDIKIIKQFFDNN; encoded by the coding sequence ATGAAAGGGAGCCTTTTTAGTAATTATTTTTTAGTAGAAGGAATAAAGTTCACCGAAGACTGGAAAAAATGTTCTGAACAGGAGCTGGAAAACTTTTATTCAAAGGCAAAGCAAATTTTTAAACATTTTAGCAAAAGAAAAAAACCAGATGAAGCAGATACCGAAGATGGTTTAATTCGCCCTATCATAGAACTTCTTGGTTTTCAGTGGTCGAGGCAAAAATCTCCCTCCAGAAAGGGCAGGCAAGATGTTCCAGATTTTGTTCTATTTCCTGATGAAAAATCTAAAGAAGACTTTGATAGAGAACCAAGCAATCGTAAGCCTTGGAATAAGGGAATCTGCATTTTAGAGGGAAAAAGATGGAAAAGACATCTAGATAGAGGAGACAGAACCGATCCTATCGATCCTTATATTCCATCTAACCAAATTTTAAGATACCTTTCAGCGGTTGACCCAGCATCTAACGGGCATATAGTGTGGGGGATTCTGACAAACGGAGAAATTTGGAGATTATATTATCATCGAGCCCCTTCCAGAGCAGAAGGATATATTGAATTTAACCTAAGCGAAATTTTGGAGGAAGCTTCTCTATTTGAGAGCGTCCAAGACAAAAGAGAAAAATTCAAGCTTTTTTATCTTCTTTTTAGAAAAGAGGCTTTCATTCCCACCAATTGGAGACCTCACAGAACTTTTCTAGAAATAGCTCTCGAAGAGGGGAAACGTTGGGAAGAAAGGGTATCAGAAGATCTTAAAGAAAAAATATTTTATGAAATCTTCCCTGATATAGCTAAAGGTTTTTTGAAGGTTGCTAAAGCAAAGGGTAGAAACGATGATTCTCTTTTACAGGAAATCTATGATAACACATTGGTTCTGCTATACAGATTACTTTTTATTTTTTATGCTGAAGATAGAGATCTTCTTCCTATAAGAAACAATAGTTACAGAAATTATTCGCTCAGCAAAATTCGAGACGAAATAGCTGAAAAGATTGACAAGAAAGAAAGTCTAAGTGAAATAGCATCTTTCTATTGGGATAGAATAAAAAACCTTTTCAGAATCATAAATAATGGAGATAAAAGTTTAGGAATTCCACCTTATAACGGAGGACTCTTTGACCCTCAAAAACATCCATTTTTAGAAAATTACTCGGTCCCAGATAAGTTTCTGGTACCGGCTATCGATAAATTAAGCAGAGACTACACAGTAACTCCGCCAAAAAGAATAAATTATAGAGACCTTTCGGTTAGACAATTAGGGAGTATTTATGAAGGGCTATTAGAGTTTAAGTTAAAAATCGCTGAAACTCACCTTGGCGTGAAAAAAGAAAAAGGAAAAGAAATTTATCATCCAGTTAAAAATGAAAAAGAAGCAAAAATAAAGAAAGGGGAATTATATTTAACGAACGATAAGTCTGAGCGAAAAGCTACGGGTTCTTACTACACACCAGATTATATAGTTCAATATATTGTCAAAAACTCTATCGAGCCTCTTATACAAGAAAAATTGAGAGAATTTGAGGAGTGGAAAGATCTATTAAAAACTAAAAACAAAAGTGAATTGCAAAAATTAATAATAGAATTCAACATTCCTTTTGACCCCAAGACTTATGACGATAGGGGAAGAATCATAAGCGAAAAGAACCTCAATGCTTATAGGAATGCACTTTTAACATTAAAAGACCCGGCTGAATCAGTATTAAAACTCAAAATTCTTGACCCAGCTATGGGAAGCGGGCATTTCCTTGTCGGTGCTGTTGACTATCTTTCGGACAGAATACTTGAAATACTGGCAGAAACTTCTAATAAAAGTTACTTTGGAAAAGAAATTTATCGCAGTCCTCTGATAGAAAAGTTGGAAAATATAAGAATACGTATTTTAGAGAAAGCAAAAAAAGAGGGTTACATAATTGATGAAACGCAACTCGAAGATAAGAATTTAATCAAAAGAATTATTTTAAAACGATGTATTTATGGGGTTGATGTAAATCCACTTGCAGTTGAACTTGCGAAAGTCTCTTTATGGCTTCATACCTTCACTATAGGTGCTCCCCTTTCGTTTTTAGACCACCATTTGAAATGTGGTAATTCTCTTATCGGTGCAAATCCAGAAGACTTTGACAAAATATTTGAGAAAAGCCCACTCTTTGGCTCAAAATACGCAGGGCTTATGAATGCCGTTGCAATGATTGAAAAGCTTCAGGAGATCACCGATGCTGACATATCAGAAGTAGAAGAAAGCGCGAAAATCTACGATAATATTGTTAAGCAACTTGAACCATATAAAAAGCTTTTAAATGTTTATACCGCTGAGTTTTTCTTAAGACCAAAGAAAAAATCTGATCTTAAAAAGTATAAATCGCCCTTGAGTTTGCTTGATGGGACGAAAGGAGATCCTTTAGATGTTATTTCTGGAAAAGTAGATCTAACACAAGAGGAACAAAATTTAATAGATACAGCTCTTAATCTTGCCCAAAATAAACGATTCTTTCACTGGAAACTGGAATTTCCAGAAGTGTGGTATGAAAAGGGGAGGAAAAAAGCAAACGGCGGTTTTGATGTTGTGATTGGAAATCCTCCGTATGATATTATTTCCGCAAAAGAACAGAATCGTAGCAAAGAAGATGTAGAAGCAGAAAAAACATTTTACGAAAACAATAAGCTGTTTCATCCATCTATTGGGCAAAAAATAAATTATTTTAGACTGTTTATATCTTTAAGCTTAAAGTTTCTTACAAGGGAAGGGGGATTCCATAGTTTCATTGTTCCATTAGGAATATTAGGCGATAAACACAGTCAAAAATTGAGAAAGTTTATGTTAAAAAGATTTAACTTTGTAAGTATAGAGGCATTCCCTCATAAAGATAATCCAGATCTTAGAGTTTTTAAAGAAGCAAAGCTTCCGGTATGTGTGTATGTAGGGAATAAAGCCCATATCGCAAATCCTAAAGCGAAGTTTAAAATTAGAATCCATCCCTATAAGTATATTGAAACCTCAACACCAATTATTTTTATGTCAGCTGAAGAAATAAAAGTTTTTGATCCACAATTACTAAGATTTCCAACAAAACCATTGACTACCAATAAAGAAATAGAAATTGCTATTAAAGTCCGATCGTCCGGAATTGCTCTTGAAAACTTTGCCATTTCAAAGCAAGGAGAAGTAAATGTTTCTACCCATCGGAGGTTCATTAAACATTTCCAGAAACCGCAGAAAAAAATTGGAAATGAATATAAGGAAGTTTTAAGGGGAGCATATATTGATAGATATCTGATACATGCACCCAAACAAGGTGGCTACTATTATATACGGTGGAAAGATTTTCTGTCGTCATTTAGAGGAAATGATTCTAAAGGATTTGACTATCGTTACGAAAGAATAGGTTATCAAAGAGGAGCAGCACTTGACAATTGGAGACGAATAATTGCTACTTTAATACCAAAAGGAAGTTTTTGTGCTGATACGATAAACTATATTGTTAATCCCCAAAAGTTTTCTTTGAATTTTATCCTTGCTATATTAAACTCTAATTTACTGGAATGGCTATTTAGGCTTACCAGCACCACTAATCATGTGAACAGTTATGAAGTAGATTCATTGCCTCTTCCCAAAATAGATTTTACTACCCGTGATGATAAAAAATTAAGCATACTTAAACACAAATACGAAAACGATGAATTTGTAGAGTTACACGAAAAGATACAATCCCTCCCCTCGAACTCTGCTGTTCTCCACGATTTTCTTGCTTATTTAGCTGAGAAGATGATAGAATTCAATCAGAATAAATATCTGCTTCAACTTTTCATAGATGGAAAACTTGAACATGGCTCTGATAAGATGATACAGCTAATAAAGTTATTAGAAAAACATCCTCATTGGGAAGATTCTGCCTCAGAAGATCTCAAAAAAGAAATCGCTTTAAATATTCTAAGAAATTGTGAAAATCGCATAGCCGAAACGGACAAACTTATTGATCGAATTGTTTATCACCTATATGGATTGGAAGAAGAAGATATAAAGATTATTAAGCAATTTTTTGATAACAATTAA
- a CDS encoding helix-turn-helix domain-containing protein — protein MTNKEEKLMTVKEVAEYLRLDEHTVYRMARKGEIPAFKIAGQWRFKKELLEKWIENKLKSVGGE, from the coding sequence ATGACCAATAAAGAAGAAAAATTGATGACCGTAAAAGAGGTGGCAGAATATTTAAGGCTTGATGAACATACAGTTTACAGAATGGCAAGAAAAGGAGAAATCCCAGCCTTTAAAATCGCTGGTCAGTGGCGATTTAAAAAAGAACTTCTAGAAAAATGGATTGAAAACAAACTAAAATCCGTGGGTGGTGAATAG